Proteins from a genomic interval of Rattus norvegicus strain BN/NHsdMcwi chromosome 2, GRCr8, whole genome shotgun sequence:
- the Rpl34 gene encoding large ribosomal subunit protein eL34 isoform X1: protein MVQRLTYRRRLSYNTASNKTRLSRTPGNRIVYLYTKKVGKAPKSACGVCPGRLRGVRAVRPKVLMRLSKTKKHVSRAYGGSMCAKCVRDRIKRAFLIEEQKIVVKVLKAQAQSQKAK, encoded by the exons ATGGTCCAGCGTTTGACATACCGTCGTAGGCTTTCCTACAATACAGCCTCTAACAAAACTAGGCT GTCTCGAACCCCTGGCAACAGGATCGTTTACCTTTACACCAAGAAGGTCGGGAAAGCACCTAAATCCGCATGTGGCGTGTGCCCAGGCAGACTGCGAGGG GTCCGTGCTGTGAGACCCAAAGTCCTCATGAGATTGTCCAAGACAAAGAAGCACGTCAGCAGGGCCTATGGTGGCTCCATGTGCGCCAAGTGTGTCCGGGACAG GATCAAGCGGGCTTTCCTTATCGAGGAGCAGAAAATCGTTGTGAAAGTGTTGAAGGCACAAGCACAGagtcagaaagcaaaataa